The following is a genomic window from Stenotrophomonas maltophilia.
CTGGAAACGCAGGTGCCGAAGGTGCTGGACTTCGACCGCCAGTACGTCGGCATTGAAAGCACCGGCAGACGGCTGATCTACATCAACGCCTTCCACCTGCCCGACGACAGCGGCATCAATCCGGCGCGGGAAGCAATCCGTGTCTGCGATGGCGGCGCGCAGTTCTGGGGCGCCGTGTTCGATCCGTCCACCGGCACCTTCAGCGAGCTGCAGTTCAACGGCGGCCTCGGCGGGCCCTGAGGGCCCGCCATGGGAATACGCCTGCCGACCTGGGTCTGGATCGGCGCGGTCGCGTTGTCGTGCGTGGCCGGCATGGTCAACGTGGTCGGTTTTCTCGGCTTCGAGCATCAGGCCGTCAGTCACATGACCGGCAGCACCAGCCAGCTGGGCATGGCGCTGGCGCAGGGTGACTGGCGCGCCGTCGGCCATCTGTGGGGCCTGCTGATCGCGTTTTCGCTTGGCGCGATGCTCAGCGGCCTGCTGATCCAGGACAACACCCTGCAACTGGGGCGTCGCTATGGCGTTGCACTGGCGCTGGAATCTGCGCTGCTGCTGGTGGCCATCCCCCTGTTTGAACATCAGCAGATCTGGGGCGCACTGGCTGCCGCCATGGCCTGCGGCCTGCAGAACGCCATGGCCACCACCTTCAGCGGCGCGGTGGTGCGCACCACGCATCTGAGCGGCATGTTCACCGACCTCGGCATCGGTCTGGGCCACCTGCTGCGCGGACTGCCGCTGCAGGTGCGGCGGCTGACCCTGAGCGGGCTGATCATCAGCGGCTTCCTCGCCGGCGGTGTCATCGGCGCCTGGCTGTTCGTGCGCTGGCAGTACGACGCCCTGCTCGCGCCTGCCCTGCTGACCGGCCTGACCGGGCTGGGCTACGTGCTGTACCAGCAGTGGGCGCGCTGGCGCCGTTGAGGATCGTGCTGCGGGCCCGTCCGCCGCGCAGTCGAGCAAGCTCGACTCTACCCGCGCATGCGGGACCACGGCACAATCGACGGATGAGCCCGACCACTCCCGCCTCCGCCCTCACCATCGCCGGCTCCGACTCCGGCGGTGGCGCAGGCATCCAGGCCGACCTGAAGGCCTTCGCCGCGCATCGCGTGCATGGCCTGTCGGCGATTGCCGCGCTGACCGCGCAGAACACCCGCGGCGTCATCGCCGTACATGTGCCGCCGATCGAGTTCCTGCGCGCACAGCTGGAGGCGTGCTTTGACGACTTCGACATCCACGCGGTGAAGCTCGGCATGCTGGCCAACGCCGAGGTCATCAACACGGTGGCCGAAGTACTCGAGCGCCATCGCCCGGCGCACGTGGTGCTCGATCCGGTGATGGTTGCCACCAGCGGCGCGCGCCTGCTGGAAGACTCCGCATTGCAGGCCCTGCGTGAACGGCTGATTCCGCTGGCCACACTGATCACCCCGAACACGCCGGAGGCAGAACTGCTGGTGGGCCGGACGATCAGCAATGGTGATGACGCCGAACGGGCCGCCGCTACCCTGCTCGACCTCGGTGCCGGCGCCGTGCTGCTCAAGGGTGGCCACCTGCAGGAAGGCAGCCGGGTGATCGATCGCTACTTCGACGGCGTCAGCAGCGAAGAATTCATCCACACCCGCCTGCCACTGGATGCGCATGGCACCGGCTGCACGCTGGCCTCGGCCATCGCCGCGCAGCTGTGCAACGGCCTGAGCCTGGCCAACGCCTGCGAAGCCGGCATCGACTACGTGGCGCGCGGCCTGCAGCAGGGCTATGCGCCGGGCCGCAGCGAAGTGCTGGTGCTCGACCATTTCGGCGCGGCACCGCACCCATGACGCTGACACCAGACACCGTTGCCGTGCAGTGCGACGATGGCCACCGCTATGAAGTGATCGCCTGCGTGCCTGCACAGCCGATCGCACGCCTGCTTTGGCTGCCGGCACTGGGCGTGGCCGCCCGCCATTACCTGCCATTGGCACAGGCGCTGGCCGCAAAGGGCGTGGCGGTCTATCTGCATGAGTGGCGCGGCAACGGCAGCAGTTCGCTGCGGCCGTCGCGCACGCAGGACTGGGGCTACCGGGAGGTGCTGGAGCAGGATCTACCCACCAGCCAGACGGTACTGGCCGCCGCGGACGATGCCGCCGGCGCCCTGCCCTGGATCATCGGCGGCCACAGTCTCGGCGGGCAGCTGGCCTGCGTGCATGCCGGCCGCAACCCGCAGCACTTCAACCGGCTGTGGCTGGCCGCCAGCGGCTCACCATTCTGGCGCGGTTTCCCGCCACCACGTGGCTGGCTGCTGCCGCTGGTCTATCGCTTCCTGCCGTGGATCGCGCAGCGCCAGGGCGTACTGAATGGCCGCCGCCTCGGCTTCGGTGGCACCGAGGCGCGCGGGCTGATTGCCGACTGGGCGCGGGTGGGCCTGAACAATCACTATGCCGCCGCCGGCATGGACGAAGATCTGGATGCGCAGATGGCGCGCGTGCACGGCAGCGCACAGGCGGTGCTGATGGAGCACGACTGGCTGGCGCCTTCCGGATCGATGCAGATACTACTGGCGAAGCTGCCGAATGTCGCCGCACAGCTGCGCGTGCTGTCTGCACAGGAACTGGGCACGCCCGCCGATCATTTCGCGTGGCTGAAGGCCCCGGAGGCGGTCGCTGACAGCTTTTTCATTCAGTTGGGTGAAAATTTTCACAAAACTGTTGACGGTGCGCGCCGACATCCGCATAATTCCGCTCCTGTCGCAGGGCGCCCGTAGCTCAGTTGGATAGAGTACCTGGCTACGAACCAGGCGGTCGGGAGTTCGAATCTCTCCGGGCGCACCACTCGACAGGTTTCCAGCATCCGCCGCTGGAAATGTTTTAAAATTTGATTGTGTACCGCGCGCCCGTAGCTCAGTTGGATAGAGTACCTGGCTACGAACCAGGCGGTCGGGAGTTCGAATCTCTCCGGGCGCACCATACACAGTCAGCACAACAAGTTTATGTAATTGGCGCCCGTAGCTCAGTTGGATAGAGTACCTGGCTACGAACCAGGCGGTCGGGAGTTCGAATCTCTCCGGGCGCACCATTACACCGAAACAGCAGGCCTCGGCCTGCTGTTTTTTTATGTGCGTTTTTCGGCCGGGCTGCGCCCTGCACCTGCAGAGGCCACGGCCGGAGCAACAGCAACAGCTGGCATTCCGAGGGATGGCGGGGCGGCATGGGCAGGCAGGACACGCCGTAAACCCATCCATGGGGGCTCGATGGCGGCATCCATGCCGCCAACGGTCCTGCCTGCCCATACCGCCCCACCTCTGACAGATTTCAGCGATCTGATGGATCCACGCCATGCGTGGATGAATCTCCATCGCAATCGAATACTTCGAATCAAGATCGAAAAGCATCCACGCATGGCGTGGATCTACCGTGTCGACCAAGGTCGACACCTACCAACAGCCGCAGGAATGTGTCGAAGGCGGGGTGGGTCCGGTTGCGGGAGTGTCCGCGGCATGGATGCCGCCGCCAAGCCCCCATGGACGGGTTTACGGCGTCTCCCGCAACCGGACCCACCCCGGCATCCCGCGGAAAACCAGCTTCTGCTGTTGGTGTTGCTGTTGCTCTGGATCGTAGCGGGTGCAGGGCGCTGCCCTGCCGTGCACCTACCCCCTGGCCATTGCCTGCCACCACTGCGACAGCAGCTCCGGCCTGCGCAGGCGCTCGCGCCACCAGCGCAATGCAGCACCGTCCTCACCGGTGCGCCAGGCCAGCCAGAAGGTTTCTTCCGGCTTGTGTTCCTCCACCTCGCGGATCACCAGCTGGCCACGTGCCACCGCCGCGCGCGCGCACGGTTCAGGCAGGAAGCCGAAGCCCACGCCTTCGCACTGCAACTTCAATTTGCTGGCCATGTCGGGCACCGTCAGCATCTCCTGCCCCATCAACAGCCCCACCGTGCGCGGCAGCAGCCTGCGCGCCGAATCGGAAACGGCGATCGCGCAATGCTCGACCAGCTGCTCGCGCCCGAGCATACCGTCCACTGCGGCCAGGGGATGGCTCGGCGCGACCGCGAACACAAACTCCACCGTGCCCAGCGGCTCCACCACGTAGCCACCGCCGCTGGGCCCCTCGCCCGGCGCACCCACGAGCAGGTCCGCGCGCCGATCCAGCAAGGCTTCCCAGGTACCGGACAGGGCTTCGCCGATCAGCCGCAGCCGGGTCGGCGCTTGCGCCTCACGGAATGCGGCGATGTCCGGCCCCAGCAGCCAGGTCGGGAACACTGAATCCACCGCCAGGGTCAGCTCGGTCTCCCAGCCGGATGCCACCCGGCGCACGCGCAACTCCAGTTCGCGGGCCGCGCGCAGCAGATGCCGGCCTTCATCCAGCAGCGCGCGTCCGGCCTCGGTCGGCTCGGCACGTGGGCCGACCCGATCGAACAGCTGAACGCCCAGGTCCTCCTCCAGCTTGGCCACGGTGTAGGAGATGGTCGAGGGCACCTTGTGCAGGGCCTTGCCAGCGCCGGCGAACGAGCCGCGGCGGTCGATGGCATCGAGGATCTGCAGGGCATCGAGGCTGAGCTTGAGCATTCGATTTTTTCGATGATGGCTGTCAAAACTATCCGTTTTTCAAACCCCGGGCGCAAGCGGATACTTCTCTCCAACGGGGAAACACAGCGGCTACCGGCCCACCCCGCCCAATCGAAACCATCGAACAAGGAGATTCCATCATGCTGCAGATCCGCAAGAGTGCTACCCGTGGCCTGGCCGAGCATGGCTGGCTGTCCTCGCGCCATACCTTCTCGTTTGCCAACTACTACGACCCGCGCTACGTCAGCTTCGGCCCGCTGCGGGTGATCAACGAAGACAAGGTGATCGGCGGCCAAGGCTTCGGCACGCACAGCCACAGCAACATGGAGATCATCTCCTACGTGCTCGGCGGCGCGCTGGAACACAAGGACTCGATGGGCACCGGCTCGGTGCTGCGCTATGGCGACGTGCAGCGCATGAGCGCCGGCAGCGGCGTCAGCCACAGCGAATTCAACCACTCGGCCGACGAGACCGTGCACTTCCTGCAGATCTGGATCTTCCCGGACACCGAGAACATCGCGCCGTCCTACGAGGAGACCCACTTCACGCCGGACAGCAAGCGCGGCCAGCTGCGCCTGATCGCCTCGCCGGACGGGGCCGACGGTTCGCTGCGCATCCACCAGGATGCCCGCATCTTCGCCACCATTCTCGATGGCGGCCAGAAGCTGCACCACGCACTCGGCACCGGTCGCGGCGCCTATGTGCAGGTGGCGCGCGGCCAGCTGCAGGTCAACGGCATCACCCTGGAAGCCGGTGATGCGCTCCAGATCAGCGACGAAGCGCAGCTGACGCTGGAAAACGGCAACGACGCCGAAGTGCTGGTGTTCGACCTGCCGCTGTAACGGAAACGCCCGCGATGCCATCACGCATCGCGGGCGCCGTTGCAGAGCCGAGCCCACGCTCGGCACTCTGCAGAACCGTCATCAGCCGCCGATGGCGGCGCAGGCTTCCAGGATCAGCGCCGTCACCTCGGTCGGCTTCGACGCCAGCGACGCATGGCTGGCATCCAGTTCCAGCAACCGCTTCGGCTGCATCCGTGCGGCCATGGCCCGCTGGTTTTCCGGCGCGATCATGCGGTCGTGGCGCGACAGCTGATACCAGCTCGGCCTGTGCTTCCACGCCGGGTCGCTGACGGCATCGCCGAAGGTGCTGGCCAGCGGCGCCTTCTGCGTGACCGCCATGACCCGGCCTTCGTCCTCGCTCAGGTCCTGGCAGAAACTCTCGTGGAACTTGTCCGCGCGCAGCCACAGGTAGCCATCACTGTCCGGTGCCAGGTTCGGCGCCGCTTCCGGCAGATGCTGCTGGGTGATGCCACCGGGGCTCTCGCCGGCATCCGGTGCGAAGGCGGCAATATAGACCAGCCCCTTCACGTTGGCCTCGTTGCCGGCCTGGCTGATCACCGCCCCCCCGTAGGAATGGCCGACCAGCAGCACCGGCCCTTCAATCTGGCGGATCATTTTCTGGGTGCGCCCGGCGTCGTCGGCCAGCGAGGTAAGCGGCAATTCCACCGCCTGCACGCGATCATGGCCATTGCGATGCAATTCCAGGATCACCTTGGCCCAGTGTGCGGCCCCGCCCCAGAATCCGTGGACGAGGAGGATGGTCGGTGTCGTGCTCATTTACAGGTCTCCGGCAGCGGGCGGCGGAGTGCCGACCGTGCCCCCACTGTCCCCGTGTGGCGTTAACCACTGGTGACGCGATGCAATCGTATGCGTCGTCCGATGTCATCCATGGCACTTGCCGATCTCGATTGAAAACGTTTCCATGACTGCATTCCCTGGAGATCTCCACCGCGCATGACGCCCTCATCCCCCCGCGCCCAGCAGCACGCCACCCGCGCCGCCTTCTTCATCCCCGGATTCGCCACCGCCGCCTGGGCGCCGATGGTGCCCTACGCCAAGGCCAAGGCCGGGCTGTCCGATGCCAGCCTTGGCGCGGTGCTGCTGTGCCTCGGCCTGGGCTCGCTGCTGGCGATGCCGCTGGCGGGTGCGTTGACCGGTCGGCTGGGATGCCGCCGGGTGATGGTGATCACCTGCGCGATGATGCTGTGCGCCCTGCCCTTGCTGGTACTGGCACCGTCACCACTGGCGCTGGGTGCGGCCCTGTTCGTGTTCGGCGCCGGCGTGGGCGCACTGGACTGCGCGATGAACATGCAGGCGGTGGCGGTCGAGCGCGATGCTGGGCGGCCGATGATGTCCGGCTTCCATGCGTTCTACAGCATCGGCGGCTTCGTCGGTGCGGGCTGCATGACCGGCCTGCTGATAGTGGGAACGCCGCTGTGGATGGCCGCCTTGGCCTCGGTGACGGCACTGCTGCTGGTGGCGGTGCTCGCGGCGCCACACTGGCGCCCGCAACGGATCCTGCATGAAGGCCCGCTGCTGGCGCTGCCACATGGCGTGGTGCTGTTCATCGGCGTGCTGGCCTTCGTGGTGTTCCTCGGCGAAGGCTCGATGCTGGACTGGAGCGCGGTGTTCCTGGCCGAGGTACGGCAGGTGCCGCGCGACCAGGCCGGCGCAGGCTTCGCGGTGTTTACCCTGGCGATGACCGCGATGCGTCTGTTCGGCGATGGCATCGTCGAGCGCCTCGGCCGCACCCGCACGATCGTCATCGGCGGCATCACCGCAGCGGCCGGTTTTGGCCTGGCCACGCTGGTGCCGTCGTTCCCGGTGGCACTGACCGGCTACCTGCTGGTCGGGCTGGGCTGCGCCAATATCGTACCGGCGCTGTTCTCGATGGCCGGCCAGCAGCGGGTGATGCCAGAGAGCATCGCGATCACCGCGGTTACCACCTTGGGCTACGCCGGCATCCTCGCCGGCCCGGCCGCGATTGGCGCGCTGGCACATGCCACCAGCCTCGGCTTCGCCTTCCTGTGCGTGGCCGCGCTGCTGCTCGGCGTGGCTGCGTCCGCCCGCTCACTGGCACGCCGCCTGCCCTGACAGAAAAAGGGGACGGAGGGGATTAAGTCGTTTCCCGCACACACGCGGCAGAAACGACTTAATCCCCTCCGTCCCCTTTTTTTTCAGCGGTGGGCCAGCCATTCGGCCTGGGCCGGCAGCTGTGGTGCCGGGCAGGCGCTCTTCGGGTGGTGTTCGTCGCGCGCCATCCAGTCGTCGACCACGCCGGCCAGCAGATCCAGCCGCAGCGGCAGGGTGATGTGGTCCTCGCCGCGCATCTCGATGTAGTGCGCGCGCGGATTGGCCTGCGCCAGCTCGCGGCCCTGGCTGACCGGGATGTGCTGGTCGCCCTGCCCGTGCAGCAGCAGCACGCAGGCGCGGGTATCGGCCAGCGCGCGCGCCACGTCCACGCGGTCCAGATCGACGTCGATACGCCGGCTGGCGGCGGCGATCACCTGGTTGATGTCCTGGCCGCCGTAGCGCCAGCGCGCGTAGGAGGCCACCGCCTGCGCCTTCAATCCTTCCGGCTGCAAGCCCATCAGGTGCGGGATCATCGTGCGGATGGCCACGCCGGCATTGGCAAACGATTCCATCGCCACCACGCCGGCCACCTGGTCGCCCAGCTTGTCGGCGGTGAACACCGCCGTGGCGGCGCCATAGGACACACCGAACAGATACAGCGGACCCGTCACTTCACCACGCGCGCGCAGCTCGCCGATCACATCGACCACGTCATCCGATTCATAGGTGCCATAACCGGACGGGCCAGCGCCAGACTGGCCATGGTTGCGCAGGTCCAGAGTCACCACGCGGTAGCCGGATTCGGCCAGCTGCAGCGACCACGGCAGCATCGAATCACCGTTCATCATCCAGCCGTGCAGCAGCACCACGGTACCGCGCGGCGCCTGCGCCCGGAACGGCTGCGGCACGGCCAGGCTCAGCCCGGTATCCAGCGGCAGGCCGTTCTCGTGACGCTGCGGCAGATAGCGATAGCGCGCACCGTAGTCGCCCGGATCGAACACGCGCCAGAAGATCGGCACGCCGTCGCGGCCCGGTGCGAAGCCGTGGCGGTTGGGCAGTTCAGCGATGGCCGCGGCGATGCGCGGGCGATCAAGCAGCGTCGACACGCCACCCGGCGCGATCAACCGATCGGCGAGCGAGGTGGACGAGGCATTGATCGAAGAGGAGCATGCGGCCAGCCACAGGCCGGCGCACGCCAGCAGCAACAGCAGCAAGCGCTTCATATCACGTCATGGGGGCGAATCCGACAGACGGGGACATTAACGTCCCGCACGACCGGGCATCTATCGCAGCCGGATGACGGCTTGATGACAGCGCAGGAACGATTCAGCTTGGTGCACAGGCTGTCTCCGTTCAGGCAATGATCCCGATCAATGAACGTGCGCGCAGGAATGCCCACAGTGCCGCCATGCGCACCTCGCTCAAGCTCGCCCTTGCCCTGGCCGCCACCGTGGCCGCCGCCTACGGCATCGCCCGCACTGCGCCTTACTGGTTCGCGCCACGGCAGGCGGCGCACGTCGACATCCACGACCCGGCGCTGATCGCGCAGGGCCAGTACCTGTCGCGCGCCGCCGACTGCGCGGCCTGCCATACCGCACCGGGCGGCAAGCCATTCGCCGGTGGCCTCGGCATGCAGACGCCGATGGGCACGCTCTACTCGACCAACATCACGCCTGATCCCGAAACCGGCATCGGCGGTTACGACTACGCCGACTTCGAGCGCGCCGTGCGCCGCGGCGTCCGCCATGACGGCCAACCGCTGTACCCGGCGATGCCGTATGCCTCCTACGTGATCGCCAGCGATGCCGAGATCAGAGCGCTGTACGCCTACTTCATGGGTTCGGTGCAGCCGGTGAAACAGAGCAACGCCGACAGCACGATTCCCTGGCCCGCCAACATGCGCTGGCCGCTGGCATGGTGGCAGCTGCTGTTCGCACGCCCGCGCAGCTTCAGCCCGGATCCCTCGCTGGACGCCGGCCAGCAGCGCGGTGCCGAACTGGTGGAAGGCCTGGCCCACTGCGGTGCCTGCCACACACCGCGCGGCCTGGCCTTCCAGGAAAAGGCGATGGCCGACGATGGCAGCCGCCAGTTCCTGTCCGGCTCGGTGCTGGAAGGCTGGTATGCGAAGAACCTGCGCAATGAATCGACTGGGCTGGCCAGCTGGAGCGAAGGCGAGATCGTCGACTTCCTGCGCACCGGTCGCACCGATCGCTCGGCGGCCTTTGGCGGCATGGCCGATGTGGTCGAGCACAGCACGCAGTTTCTGTCCGACGCCGACCTGCTGGCGATGGCACGTTATCTGAAACAGCTGCCCGCGCGCGAAGGACGCAGCACGCAGTGGTCGCCCGGCAGCGATACGACCACCGCCGCACTGCGCAGCGGCGACTACCGCGTGGCCGGTGCGCTGGCCTATGCCGAGCACTGCCAGGCCTGCCATCGTGCCGATGGCCGCGGCATGCCGCGCGTCTATCCGGCATTGGCCGGCAACTCGATCGTGTTCGCCGATGATCCCAGTTCGCTGGTGCAAGTGACCCTGATCGGCGGCCGTACGCCGCACACCGCACAC
Proteins encoded in this region:
- a CDS encoding YoaK family protein → MGIRLPTWVWIGAVALSCVAGMVNVVGFLGFEHQAVSHMTGSTSQLGMALAQGDWRAVGHLWGLLIAFSLGAMLSGLLIQDNTLQLGRRYGVALALESALLLVAIPLFEHQQIWGALAAAMACGLQNAMATTFSGAVVRTTHLSGMFTDLGIGLGHLLRGLPLQVRRLTLSGLIISGFLAGGVIGAWLFVRWQYDALLAPALLTGLTGLGYVLYQQWARWRR
- the thiD gene encoding bifunctional hydroxymethylpyrimidine kinase/phosphomethylpyrimidine kinase, with translation MSPTTPASALTIAGSDSGGGAGIQADLKAFAAHRVHGLSAIAALTAQNTRGVIAVHVPPIEFLRAQLEACFDDFDIHAVKLGMLANAEVINTVAEVLERHRPAHVVLDPVMVATSGARLLEDSALQALRERLIPLATLITPNTPEAELLVGRTISNGDDAERAAATLLDLGAGAVLLKGGHLQEGSRVIDRYFDGVSSEEFIHTRLPLDAHGTGCTLASAIAAQLCNGLSLANACEAGIDYVARGLQQGYAPGRSEVLVLDHFGAAPHP
- a CDS encoding alpha/beta hydrolase family protein, which encodes MTLTPDTVAVQCDDGHRYEVIACVPAQPIARLLWLPALGVAARHYLPLAQALAAKGVAVYLHEWRGNGSSSLRPSRTQDWGYREVLEQDLPTSQTVLAAADDAAGALPWIIGGHSLGGQLACVHAGRNPQHFNRLWLAASGSPFWRGFPPPRGWLLPLVYRFLPWIAQRQGVLNGRRLGFGGTEARGLIADWARVGLNNHYAAAGMDEDLDAQMARVHGSAQAVLMEHDWLAPSGSMQILLAKLPNVAAQLRVLSAQELGTPADHFAWLKAPEAVADSFFIQLGENFHKTVDGARRHPHNSAPVAGRP
- a CDS encoding LysR family transcriptional regulator; this encodes MLKLSLDALQILDAIDRRGSFAGAGKALHKVPSTISYTVAKLEEDLGVQLFDRVGPRAEPTEAGRALLDEGRHLLRAARELELRVRRVASGWETELTLAVDSVFPTWLLGPDIAAFREAQAPTRLRLIGEALSGTWEALLDRRADLLVGAPGEGPSGGGYVVEPLGTVEFVFAVAPSHPLAAVDGMLGREQLVEHCAIAVSDSARRLLPRTVGLLMGQEMLTVPDMASKLKLQCEGVGFGFLPEPCARAAVARGQLVIREVEEHKPEETFWLAWRTGEDGAALRWWRERLRRPELLSQWWQAMARG
- a CDS encoding pirin family protein; this translates as MLQIRKSATRGLAEHGWLSSRHTFSFANYYDPRYVSFGPLRVINEDKVIGGQGFGTHSHSNMEIISYVLGGALEHKDSMGTGSVLRYGDVQRMSAGSGVSHSEFNHSADETVHFLQIWIFPDTENIAPSYEETHFTPDSKRGQLRLIASPDGADGSLRIHQDARIFATILDGGQKLHHALGTGRGAYVQVARGQLQVNGITLEAGDALQISDEAQLTLENGNDAEVLVFDLPL
- a CDS encoding alpha/beta hydrolase, with the protein product MSTTPTILLVHGFWGGAAHWAKVILELHRNGHDRVQAVELPLTSLADDAGRTQKMIRQIEGPVLLVGHSYGGAVISQAGNEANVKGLVYIAAFAPDAGESPGGITQQHLPEAAPNLAPDSDGYLWLRADKFHESFCQDLSEDEGRVMAVTQKAPLASTFGDAVSDPAWKHRPSWYQLSRHDRMIAPENQRAMAARMQPKRLLELDASHASLASKPTEVTALILEACAAIGG
- a CDS encoding MFS transporter gives rise to the protein MTPSSPRAQQHATRAAFFIPGFATAAWAPMVPYAKAKAGLSDASLGAVLLCLGLGSLLAMPLAGALTGRLGCRRVMVITCAMMLCALPLLVLAPSPLALGAALFVFGAGVGALDCAMNMQAVAVERDAGRPMMSGFHAFYSIGGFVGAGCMTGLLIVGTPLWMAALASVTALLLVAVLAAPHWRPQRILHEGPLLALPHGVVLFIGVLAFVVFLGEGSMLDWSAVFLAEVRQVPRDQAGAGFAVFTLAMTAMRLFGDGIVERLGRTRTIVIGGITAAAGFGLATLVPSFPVALTGYLLVGLGCANIVPALFSMAGQQRVMPESIAITAVTTLGYAGILAGPAAIGALAHATSLGFAFLCVAALLLGVAASARSLARRLP
- a CDS encoding alpha/beta hydrolase — translated: MKRLLLLLLACAGLWLAACSSSINASSTSLADRLIAPGGVSTLLDRPRIAAAIAELPNRHGFAPGRDGVPIFWRVFDPGDYGARYRYLPQRHENGLPLDTGLSLAVPQPFRAQAPRGTVVLLHGWMMNGDSMLPWSLQLAESGYRVVTLDLRNHGQSGAGPSGYGTYESDDVVDVIGELRARGEVTGPLYLFGVSYGAATAVFTADKLGDQVAGVVAMESFANAGVAIRTMIPHLMGLQPEGLKAQAVASYARWRYGGQDINQVIAAASRRIDVDLDRVDVARALADTRACVLLLHGQGDQHIPVSQGRELAQANPRAHYIEMRGEDHITLPLRLDLLAGVVDDWMARDEHHPKSACPAPQLPAQAEWLAHR
- a CDS encoding c-type cytochrome, which produces MRTSLKLALALAATVAAAYGIARTAPYWFAPRQAAHVDIHDPALIAQGQYLSRAADCAACHTAPGGKPFAGGLGMQTPMGTLYSTNITPDPETGIGGYDYADFERAVRRGVRHDGQPLYPAMPYASYVIASDAEIRALYAYFMGSVQPVKQSNADSTIPWPANMRWPLAWWQLLFARPRSFSPDPSLDAGQQRGAELVEGLAHCGACHTPRGLAFQEKAMADDGSRQFLSGSVLEGWYAKNLRNESTGLASWSEGEIVDFLRTGRTDRSAAFGGMADVVEHSTQFLSDADLLAMARYLKQLPAREGRSTQWSPGSDTTTAALRSGDYRVAGALAYAEHCQACHRADGRGMPRVYPALAGNSIVFADDPSSLVQVTLIGGRTPHTAHDRMAFSMPGFEQLPNAQLAQILTFIRSSWGNQASAVSEVDVARMRRVVHDKPVHYVPQEAAR